Proteins encoded within one genomic window of Eleutherodactylus coqui strain aEleCoq1 chromosome 1, aEleCoq1.hap1, whole genome shotgun sequence:
- the LOC136574989 gene encoding uncharacterized protein has translation MLQYPNHIIIFGILGVMCSVFAVGDAWTPGIRVNDTGRNDYSWGWRNSTRTRKQDNFTCEANQKCYIVNITFDGTIWSGNPLSHISSTYRPSYALHKATGQINITSLVKVSCCQRPKELPYLNYSLVIQYVQNCTNTGVQFSFPLNETEVITCGNATEIENRAMWGQFLVFVNINASKIDPGHIKRVPSTCRMVGRDAQKTVIQASVQFPPSRTCPTKRSRRAWYDTLLGGYGALSGTINGFDIETLANRMHNAGSGIKDVLTLQANWMPTIWQPFSMQTDVDTIMLDFQDASNRFSYEINSNISNYVNWSICTLQTIYQQQQKNTLQTMLMTGNEQVWRTVFNQTITETDWIQLEAQKMVCNDILCKGTIFIYNVTKKNVMCKFVVLPLLIGVPEDMHFWVPRFNGIYIDDQNRTHDLSLCDDTLEGTICKVQSAVYEPCLLQNTINVCEWTVLPLTFKMMVEIAPQEVCLASNHPVVPGMVVPFSGCLRNVSALVWENETFVLLPEQDKTVAVNVQPLPLNVSNWDLNLTKFKKLLEDTEEVQQHIKLLNRSLATHIVSTTVIAGKIVKMGSAIADATSHHWYDIFMGYSSSAQTTLNWLIHPVLVLAIVVILLSLWNCFMAYKVFCRKPKVLMVSYGK, from the exons atgctacaatatccg aatcacataatcatttttggaatccttggcgtcatgtgttcggtgttcgcagtaggtgatgcgtggacgccagggatccgcgtcaatgacaccggaaggaatgattattcgtggggctggaggaattcaacccgaaccaggaagcaagacaacttcacttgtgaagccaaccagaaatgttatatcgtgaatattacctttgatgggactatctggagtggaaatccattatcgcatataagttcgacctaccgtccttcatatgcactgcataaggcaacgggacaaataaacattacgtcacttgtgaaagtgtcctgctgtcagagaccaaaagagttgccatatctcaattactccctggtgatacaatatgttcagaattgtacaaatacgggagtgcagttttcatttcccttaaatgagacagaagtaattacgtgtgggaatgcaacggagatcgagaatcgggccatgtggggccagttcctggtattcgtgaacattaatgcttctaaaatagatcctggacatataaaaagggttccatccacctgtcgcatggtgggacgagatgctcaaaagactgttatacaagcctccgtgcagtttccaccctcaaggacttgtcctaccaagcgttcccgtcgagcttggtatgataccttactcggaggctacggagcgctttctgggactattaatggttttgatatagagactttagctaatcgaatgcataacgcgggaagtggtattaaagatgtgctcacattgcaggctaactggatgcccactatatggcagccctttagtatgcaaacggatgtggacacaataatgcttgatttccaagatgcatctaataggttttcatatgaaataaattctaacatatctaactatgttaattggtcaatatgtaccttgcagaccatttatcagcaacaacaaaagaacacacttcaaactatgctcatgactggcaatgagcaggtgtggaggaccgtgttcaatcagactataactgagactgattggatacagttggaggcgcagaaaatggtttgcaatgatatattatgtaaagggaccatattcatatacaatgttactaaaaagaatgtgatgtgtaagtttgtagttctccccttacttataggtgttccagaagatatgcatttctgggtacctagatttaacgggatttacattgatgaccaaaatagaactcatgatttatcattgtgtgatgatacattagaagggaccatatgcaaggtccaatcggctgtttatgaaccatgcttattacaaaatacgatcaatgtatgtgaatggactgtgctgccactcacttttaagatgatggttgaaatagccccacaggaggtatgtttggcaagtaatcatcctgttgtacctgggatggttgtcccattttcaggatgcttgcgaaacgtatctgcacttgtttgggaaaatgagacctttgtgttattacccgaacaagacaagacagtggctgtcaatgtgcaaccactgcctttaaatgtgtcaaattgggatctaaatttgaccaaattcaaaaagttgttagaagacacagaagaagtacagcaacatattaaattgcttaatagatctttggcaacgcatattgtaagtactactgtaatagctggcaaaattgtaaagatgggatcggctattgctgatgccacgtcacaccattggtatgacatctttatgggttattcatcatctgcacaaaccactcttaattggctaatacatcctgttttggtattggccatagttgtaatacttttatcgctatggaattgtttcatggcatataaggtattctgtagaaaaccaaaagttttaatggtatcatacggcaaatag